In the genome of Bradyrhizobium sp. CB3481, the window TCTTGTAGGTAATGACGCCGGTCTTCACGTCGTTGCGGTCGGGCAGGCCGAGATGCTCCTTCGGCGTGACGTAGCAGAGCATGGCGCAGCCGAACCAGCCGATCATCGCGGCGCCAATGCCTGACGTGATGTGGTCGTAGCCCGGCGCGATGTCGGTGGTCAGCGGCCCCAGCGTATAGAATGGGGCTTCGCCGCATTCCTTGAGCTGCTTGTCCATGTTGATCTTGATCTTGTGCATCGGCACGTGGCCGGGGCCCTCGATCATCACCTGGCAGCCCTTGTCCCACGCGATCTTGGTCAGCTCGCCGAGCGTCTCCAGTTCGGCAAACTGCGCGCGGTCGTTGGCGTCCGCGATCGAGCCGGGACGCAGGCCATCGCCGAGCGAGAACGAGACGTCATACTTGCGCATGAGGTCGCAGATCTCGTCGAAGTGGGTATAGAGGAAGCTCTCCTTGTGATGCGCCAGGCACCACTTCGCCATGATCGAGCCGCCGCGTGAGACGATGCCGGTGACGCGGTTGGCGGTCAGGTGGATGTAGGGCAGGCGGACGCCGGCGTGGATCGTAAAATAATCGACGCCCTGTTCGCACTGCTCGATCAGCGTGTCCTTGTAGAGCTCCCAGGTCAGCTTGACGGGATCGCCTTCGCACTTTTCCAGCGCTTGATAGATCGGCACGGTGCCGATCGGCACCGGCGAGTTGCGCAAGATCCATTCGCGCGTGGTGTGGATGTTGCGCCCCGTGGAGAGGTCCATCACGGTGTCGGCGCCCCAGCGGATCGCCCACACCATCTTGTCGACTTCCTCTTCCACAGAAGAAGTAACCGCGGAGTTGCCGATATTGGCGTTGATCTTCGTGAGGAAGTTGCGGCCGATGATCATCGGCTCGAGTTCGGCGTGGTTGATGTTGGATGGGATGATGGCGCGGCCGCGCGCGATCTCCGAGCGGACGAACTCCGGCGTGATGAAGGCGGGGACGGATGCGCCAAAACTTTCGCCGTCGGCGAGTGCGGCCTCAGCGCGCTCGAGCTGCTGCTTGCGGCCGAGGTTCTCGCGCTCGGCGACGTAGATCATCTCCTTGGTGATGATGCCGGCGCGGGCGAATTCGAGCTGGGTGATCTTGTGGCCATCGAGGCCGCGAATCGGCTTGTGATGGGCGGTAAAAGCCTTCGCGGCGTGCGAGGCGCCGACATTGCCGTTGTCCTCCGGCTTGATCTCGCGGCCTTCATATTCCTCAACGCCGCCGCGCTCCTTCACCCAGGCGAGGCGATTGCGCGGCAGGCCGGCGTTGACGTCGATGGTGACGGTCGGATCGGTGTAGGGACCGGAGGTGTCGTAGACCGGCAGGTTCGGCTCGCCCGCGGCTTCCGAGAGGATGACCTCGCGCAAGGGCACGCGCAGGTCGGGCGCGGCGTCGGGCGTGGCGAAGATCTTTCGCGACGAGGCGAGGGGGCCGGTGGTGACGGCAGGGAGC includes:
- the thiC gene encoding phosphomethylpyrimidine synthase ThiC codes for the protein MNIRSNPDTTLPAVTTGPLASSRKIFATPDAAPDLRVPLREVILSEAAGEPNLPVYDTSGPYTDPTVTIDVNAGLPRNRLAWVKERGGVEEYEGREIKPEDNGNVGASHAAKAFTAHHKPIRGLDGHKITQLEFARAGIITKEMIYVAERENLGRKQQLERAEAALADGESFGASVPAFITPEFVRSEIARGRAIIPSNINHAELEPMIIGRNFLTKINANIGNSAVTSSVEEEVDKMVWAIRWGADTVMDLSTGRNIHTTREWILRNSPVPIGTVPIYQALEKCEGDPVKLTWELYKDTLIEQCEQGVDYFTIHAGVRLPYIHLTANRVTGIVSRGGSIMAKWCLAHHKESFLYTHFDEICDLMRKYDVSFSLGDGLRPGSIADANDRAQFAELETLGELTKIAWDKGCQVMIEGPGHVPMHKIKINMDKQLKECGEAPFYTLGPLTTDIAPGYDHITSGIGAAMIGWFGCAMLCYVTPKEHLGLPDRNDVKTGVITYKIAAHASDLAKGHPAAQLRDDALSRARFDFRWTDQFNLGLDPDTARLFHDETLPKEAHKVAHFCSMCGPKFCSMKITQDVRDYAATLNDPASVGMSVSGTIEDGMAAMSQKFKEMGSSVYLDAEKVKESNRVL